From Aspergillus chevalieri M1 DNA, chromosome 4, nearly complete sequence, a single genomic window includes:
- a CDS encoding uncharacterized protein (COG:U;~EggNog:ENOG410QDYJ;~InterPro:IPR020846,IPR011701,IPR036259;~PFAM:PF07690;~TransMembrane:6 (i106-123o143-163i175-194o200-221i233-257o269-293i);~go_function: GO:0022857 - transmembrane transporter activity [Evidence IEA];~go_process: GO:0055085 - transmembrane transport [Evidence IEA]) codes for MIETIRDSAFGKLLRLLSGGSLLQYPEEMDDSAWYTYLQTSETGQPEESTESNDEGLLQTYGLYAVMSQASSRSRRGPRGKIPEIISWGGPNDSENPQNWSTDKKIFVSLLIWLLTFSIYIGSAIYTPGIPGVSEQFHVSREVAVLGLTLFVLGYGLGPMIWAPLSELPAVGRSPVYVVTLVIFVFFQFAVIYAKNIGMLLAFRFLTGFLGSPVLATGGASMGDIWDPRVRDYMIAIWGCFAISAPVLGPLVGGFAFSAEGWTWTIWELLWISGLALFVLFFFLPETFAPSIISRRARRVRRITGDQKYASRAEIEIAGVSSKDVLIEALIRPIELCFLEPSSF; via the exons ATGATTGAGACAATTCGCGACTCGGCTTTCGGCAAGCTACTCCGCCTCTTGAGCGGTGGAAGCCTCTTACAGTACCCGGAAGAAATGGATGATTCTGCTTGGTATACATACCTCCAAACCTCGGAGACTGGACAACCCGAAGAATCTACAGAGAGTAATGATGAGGGACTCCTCCAGACGTATGGATTATACGCGGTCATGTCGCAAGCTTCGTCCCGGAGCCGCCGTGGGCCGCGAGGTAAAATACCGGAGATAATCAGTTGGGGAGGGCCGAATGATAGTGAG AATCCTCAAAATTGGAGTACTGACAAAAAGATCTTTGTCAGTTTACTCATCTGGCTTCTCACATTCTCTATCTATATTGGCTCTGCTATCTACACGCCAGGGATTCCAGGTGTGTCGGAGCAATTTCATGTGAGTAGAGAAGTTGCTGTACTTGGACTGACATTATTCGTGCTCGGATACGGGCTGG GACCCATGATTTGGGCACCCCTCTCAGAACTTCCTGCCGTGGGCCGAAGCCCTGTGTATGTTGTCACACTGGTGATCTTCGTTTTCTTTCAATTCGCAGTGATCTACGCGAAGAACATCGGCATGCTCTTAGCATTTCGATTCTTGACCGGCTTCCTTGGCTCACCTGTCCTTGCGACCGGAGGCGCATCTATGGGGGATATCTGGGACCCTCGAGTCCGCGACTATATGATTGCAATTTGGGGATGCTTTGCCATTTCCGCTCCCGTGCTAGGCCCTCTGGTGGGGGGGTTTGCATTTTCCGCCGAAGGTTGGACATGGACTATCTGGGAGTTGCTTTGGATATCTGGCCTTGCGCTTTtcgttctcttcttcttcttgcccgAGACATTTGCCCCAAGCATCATCAGTCGCCGTGCACGGCGGGTTCGCCGGATCACGGGTGATCAGAAGTATGCGTCTAGGGCGGAGATTGAGATTGCTGGTGTGTCTTCCAAG GACGTTCTCATCGAAGCACTCATCCGTCCAATTGAACTCTGCTTTCTCGAACCGTCGTCTTTCTGA
- the TOR1_1 gene encoding phosphatidylinositol kinase- protein kinase tor1 (COG:L;~EggNog:ENOG410PGA0;~InterPro:IPR016024,IPR011989,IPR036738,IPR003152, IPR003151,IPR036940,IPR018936,IPR009076,IPR024585, IPR011009,IPR026683,IPR014009,IPR000403;~PFAM:PF11865,PF00454,PF02260,PF08771,PF02259;~go_function: GO:0004674 - protein serine/threonine kinase activity [Evidence IEA];~go_function: GO:0005515 - protein binding [Evidence IEA];~go_function: GO:0016301 - kinase activity [Evidence IEA];~go_function: GO:0044877 - protein-containing complex binding [Evidence IEA]) — translation MAQAGPIRDVTSRLFVELKSKNEEARVRAAYDLYDNVLAISRDWSPEKFLEFYNAVSQRIAQLVVTGSDTNERIGGLLALDRLIDFDGVDAAQKTVRFASYLRSALRSNDTLVLAYAARALGRLAKPGGALTAELVESEIQSALEWLQSERQESRRFAAILVMRELAKGSPTLLYGFVPQIFELIWVPLRDPKVLTRETAAEAVSECFEIIAARDIQVRQLWFARIYEEALLGLKSNHVDWIHGSLLVLKELLLKGAMFMNDHYRNACEIVLRLKDHRDPKIRTQVVLTIPILASYAPVDFTEIYLHRFMIYLQAQLKRDKERNSAFIAIGKIANAVGVAIAQYLDGIIIYIREGLAMKARNRSAVNEAPMFECISMLSLGVGQALSKYMEALLDPIFACGLSESLTQALVDMAHYIPPIKPTIQEKLLDMLSIILYGTPFRPLGCPENRLPPMPSFAKDFAPQELHSDSDIALALHTLGSFDFSGHILNEFVRDVAINYVENDNPEIRKASALTCYQLFVHDPIINQTSSHSIQVVSEVIDKLLTVGIGDPDPEIRRTVLWSLDRKFDRHLARPENIRCLFLAVNDETFSVREAAICIIGRLSSVNPAYVFPPLRKLLVDLLTGLGFASTARQKEESAQLISLFVSNATKLIRSYVDPMVTTLLPKATDANPGVASTTLKAVGELANVGGGEMNHYLPQLMPIILDSLQDLSSHAKRESALRMLGQLARNSGYVIDPYIEYPHLLAVLINIIKTEQTGSLRKETIKLLGILGALDPYKYQQISEDAPGIHHINEVQQVSDVALIMQGLTPSNEEYYPTVAINTLMQNILQENSLSQYHSAVIDAIVTIFKTLGLKCVPFLGQIIPGFIAVIRGSPHSRLESYFNQMAILVNIVRQHIRAFLPGIIDVIHDFWETSYPVQATILSLMEAIAFSLEGEFKKYLASLVPPMLDTLDNDSTPRRQPSERILHSFLIFGSSGEEYMHLIVPSIVRLFDGTQNPPSIRKSAIESLTKLSHQVNVSDFASLIFHSLSRVVGGSERSLRQPAMDCICALIFQLGQDFTHYIHLLNKVLKTNQITHVNYQILVTKLQKGDPLPQDLNPDENYATLEDDTSFAEIDQKKMVVNQQHLKNAWDASQKSTREDWQEWIRRFSVELLKESPSSALRACASLAGIYQPLARDLFNAAFMSCWTELYDQYQEELVWSIEKALTSPNIPPEILQILLNLAEFMEHDDKALPIDIRTLGKYAAKCHAFAKALHYKELEFEQDQNSAAVEALITINNQLQQSDAAIGILRKAQAYRDVELKETWFEKLQRWEEALAAYKRRERIDPDSFGVTMGKMRCLHALGEWKVLSDLAQEKWNQASLENRRAIAPLAAAAAWGRGQWELMDSYLGVMKEQSPDRSFFGAILAIHRNQFDEATMYIEKAQNGLDMELSALLGESYNRAYNVVVRVQMLAELEEIIMYKQNIGDPEKQDAMRHTWNKRLLGCQQNVEVWQRMLKVRALVTSPCENLDMWIKFANLCRKSNRMGLAERSLQSLETVVSDGNGTRAIAPPEVTYARLKFSWAMGRQRDSLTMLREFNANLTEDFTRFNAFLVSQIDHAVNGVNGIIDANHADIVGLRERVGDVNKLRRLLAKSYLRQGEWQTALQRGEWRPELVREVLNAYSAATKYNCDSYKAWHSWALANFEVVTTIASQANREGQPPVMVPQHIVTEHVIPAIHGFLRSIALSSTSSLQDTLRLLTLWFTHGGDQDVNGVVTEGFTAVNIDTWLAVTPQLIARINQPNFRVRSAVHRLLAEVGKTHPQALVYPLTVAMKSNVTRRSQSASNIMDNMRQHSARLVEQADLVSHELIRVAGLWHDLWHEGLEEASRLYFGDHNVEGMFATLAPLHDMLDQGAETLREVSFTQAFGRDLAEAKQYCMLYRETEEIGDLNQAWDLYYTVFRKISRQLPQLSTLDLKYVSPKLKDCSDLDLAVPGTYQSGRPIIRIISFDPILHVLQTKKRPRRMTLNGSDGSSYMYLLKGHEDIRQDERVMQLFGLVNTLLDNDSESFKRHLSVQRFPAIPLSQSSGLLGWVSNSDTLHALIKEYRESRRILLNIEHRIMLQMAPDYDNLTLMQKVEVFGYAMDNTTGKDLYRILWLKSRSSEAWLERRTNYTRSLGVMSMVGYILGLGDRHPSNLLLDRITGKVVHIDFGDCFEVAMHREKYPERVPFRLTRMLTFAMEVSNIEGSYRITCEAVMRVLRENKDSLMAVLEAFIHDPLINWRLGVREEPDRIPFAAERRQSMVGNLNTEHGVQPSNYSRHRRPSILEGGILDAQEGIPNEARELQNARALQVLARVKEKLTGRDFRLYEELNVSDQVDKLLAQSTNVENICQHWIGWCSFW, via the exons ATGGCGCAAGCAGGTCCTATCAGGGACGTCACTTCACGGCTCTTCGTCGAACTGAAGTCGAAGAATGAGGAGGCACGAGTGAGAGCTGCATACGATCTCTATGATAACGTCCTTGCCATCTCAAGAG ACTGGTCCCCCGAAAAGTTCCTCGAGTTCTACAATGCTGTCAGTCAACGTATTGCGCAGCTCGTCGTCACGGGcagcgacaccaacgaaagaATCGGCGGTTTGCTCGCTCTCGACCGTCTAATCGATTTCGATGGCGTCGACGCCGCTCAGAAAACGGTTCGATTCGCCAGCTATCTGCGCAGCGCGCTTAGAAGCAACGATaccctggtgctggcgtaTGCGGCCAGGGCGTTGGGCCGTTTAGCCAAGCCAGGCGGAGCTCTCACCGCGGAGTTGGTCGAGAGTGAAATCCAGTCGGCTCTGGAGTGGCTTCAGTCTGAACGACAGGAAAGCAGACGTTTCGCGGCAATACTTGTGATGCGGGAACTGGCGAAAGGCTCGCCGACTCTTCTCTATGGCTTTGTTCCGCAGATTTTCGAGCTCATCTGGGTCCCCCTGCGGGACCCCAAGGTGCTTACCCGGGAGACGGCGGCGGAAGCAGTCAGTGAGTGCTTCGAGATTATCGCGGCGCGAGACATACAGGTCCGACAGTTGTGGTTTGCACGAATCTACGAAGAGGCGTTGCTGGGGCTGAAGTCGAACCATGTGGACTGGATTCATGGGTCGCTTTTGGTCCTCAAAGAGCTTCTGCTGAAGGGTGCCATGTTCATGAATGATCACTACCGAAATGCGTGCGAAATCGTTCTCCGTCTCAAGGATCATCGTGATCCTAAAATCCGCACCCAAGTCGTCTTGACGATCCCCATCCTTGCATCCTACGCCCCCGTTGACTTTACCGAAATTTACCTCCATCGATTCATGATTTACCTACAAGCACAGCTCAAACGGGATAAGGAACGGAATTCAGCGTTCATTGCTATTGGAAAGATTGCCAATGCGGTCGGGGTGGCAATCGCGCAGTACCTCGATGGAATCATCATATACATTCGAGAGGGACTGGCCATGAAAGC ACGTAACCGATCTGCGGTCAATGAAGCACCGATGTTTGAATGTATCAGCATGCTGTCACTCGGTGTCGGACAAGCGCTTAGCAAATACATGGAAGCATTGCTTGACCCAATCTTTGCATGTGGGTTGAGCGAGTCACTGACACAAGCCCTTGTGGACATGGCCCATTATATCCCACCCATTAAGCCCACAATCCAAGAGAAGCTGCTGGACATGCTGAGTATCATCCTCTATGGAACGCCGTTTAGGCCTCTTGGATGCCCGGAAAATAGACTTCCACCTATGCCCTCATTTGCAAAGGACTTTGCTCCCCAAGAGCTGCACTCCGACTCAGACATTGCTCTGGCTCTCCATACCTTGGGAAGCTTTGATTTCTCTGGCCACATCCTGAATGAATTCGTGCGGGATGTCGCCATTAACTACGTGGAGAATGACAACCCGGAAATCCGGAAAGCCTCTGCGCTCACTTGCTACCAACTATTTGTCCACGACCCCATCATCAACCAAACCAGCAGTCATTCAATCCAGGTCGTTAGTGAGGTGATTGACAAGCTCCTAACTGTTGGCATTGGGGATCCTGACCCAGAAATCCGGCGTACCGTGTTATGGTCGTTGGACCGGAAATTTGACCGTCATCTGGCGAGGCCTGAGAACATCCGGTGTTTATTCTTGGCCGTCAACGATGAGACATTCTCTGTTAGAGAAGCTGCGATTTGTATCATCGGACGGCTTTCCAGCGTCAATCCGGCTTATGTTTTCCCACCATTGCGGAAGCTGCTTGTCGACCTCTTAACCGGCCTTGGGTTTGCCAGTACAGCTCGccaaaaggaagagagtgCCCAGCTAATCAGCCTGTTTGTCTCAAATGCAACGAAACTGATTAGGTCGTATGTCGACCCTATGGTGACTACTCTGCTTCCCAAGGCGACGGATGCCAACCCGGGAGTTGCCTCGACAACGTTGAAAGCAGTAGGTGAACTTGCGAACGTCGGAGGAGGTGAAATGAACCATTACCTGCCACAGCTGATGCCGATTATCTTGGATTCACTCCAAGATCTATCTTCACATGCAAAGCGGGAATCGGCGTTGCGAATGCTTGGTCAATTAGCCAGGAACTCTGGCTACGTGATAGACCCATATATCGAGTATCCTCATCTCCTCGCTGTACtcatcaatatcatcaaGACGGAACAGACTGGGTCTCTCCGTAAGGAGACTATCAAACTCCTGGGAATCCTTGGTGCCCTTGATCCATACAAGTATCAGCAAATCAGCGAAGATGCGCCAGGCATCCATCACATCAACGAGGTGCAGCAGGTTTCCGATGTTGCCCTGATCATGCAAGGACTCACGCCGTCTAATGAAGAGTACTATCCCACGGTTGCTATCAATACCCTCATGCAGAACATCCTGCAGGAGAATTCTCTGTCTCAGTATCATTCTGCGGTCATTGATGCAATTGTTACCATCTTCAAGACCCTGGGATTGAAATGTGTTCCCTTCCTGGGGCAGATTATCCCTGGCTTCATAGCAGTCATCAGAGGATCCCCCCATAGCCGTCTGGAATCATATTTCAACCAAATGGCCATTTTGGTTAACATTGTACGGCAACATATCCGTGCCTTCCTACCAGGAATCATTGATGTTATTCATGATTTCTGGGAAACATCCTACCCAGTACAGGCTACGATTCTGTCTCTCATGGAGGCCATTGCATTTTCCTTGGAAGGCGAGTTCAAAAAATATCTCGCTAGCCTTGTCCCACCCATGTTGGATACCCTCGATAATGACAGCACGCCGCGTCGTCAGCCGTCAGAGAGAATTCTCCATTCCTTCTTGATCTTTGGATCGAGCGGGGAAGAGTATATGCATTTGATTGTTCCGTCCATTGTCCGCCTGTTTGACGGGACTCAGAATCCACCAAGTATCCGAAAGTCTGCTATTGAAAGCCTTACAAAACTCTCGCATCAGGTCAATGTTTCTGACTTCGCCTCTCTGATATTTCATTCGTTGTCCCGAGTTGTTGGTGGCAGTGAACGTTCCTTGCGCCAACCTGCAATGGACTGTATTTGCGCTCTCATATTCCAGCTCGGACAGGACTTTACTCATTATATCCATCTTCTCAATAAGGTTTTGAAGACTAACCAGATCACCCATGTCAACTACCAGATCCTGGTGACAAAATTGCAAAAGGGAGACCCTCTCCCGCAAGATCTGAACCCTGATGAGAACTACGCGACCCTAGAAGATGACACAAGTTTCGCTGAAATCGACCAAAAGAAAATGGTGGTTAACCAGCAGCATCTCAAGAATGCCTGGGATGCATCTCAGAAGTCGACACGCGAGGACTGGCAGGAATGGATCCGTCGTTTCAGTGTTGAACTTCTAAAGGAGTCGCCTTCCTCTGCACTCCGCGCGTGCGCCAGTTTGGCCGGTATATACCAGCCACTCGCAAGAGATCTGTTCAACGCTGCCTTCATGTCGTGTTGGACCGAGTTGTATGACCAATACCAAGAAGAGTTGGTCTGGTCGATTGAGAAGGCACTCACCTCTCCGAACATTCCACCTGAGATCCTTCAAATTCTTCTCAATCTCGCCGAGTTCATGGAACATGATGACAAGGCGCTGCCGATTGATATTCGTACATTAGGTAAGTATGCTGCGAAATGCCATGCATTCGCAAAGGCTCTCCATTACAAGGAACTTGAATTTGAACAAGATCAGAATTCAGCAGCAGTGGAGGCACTGAtcaccatcaacaaccaaTTGCAGCAGTCTGACGCTGCCATCGGTATCCTCCGCAAAGCCCAAGCTTACCGTGATGTGGAGCTCAAGGAGACCTGGTTCGAAAAACTCCAGCGATGGGAGGAAGCTCTTGCTGCCTACAAACGACGGGAAAGGATTGACCCTGATTCATTTGGGGTTACGATGGGCAAGATGCGGTGTTTGCATGCTCTTGGAGAGTGGAAGGTGTTGTCAGACCTTGCCCAAGAAAAGTGGAACCAAGCGTCCCTTGAAAATCGGAGAGCCATTGCTCCTCTGGCTGCTGCCGCCGCTTGGGGTCGGGGACAATGGGAACTGATGGACTCGTATCTGGGTGTCATGAAGGAGCAGTCTCCAGATCGATCATTCTTTGGCGCTATCCTTGCGATTCATCGGAACCAGTTCGACGAAGCGACCATGTACATCGAGAAGGCACAGAACGGCCTGGACATGGAACTTTCGGCCTTGCTTGGAGAGTCGTATAACCGTGCCTATAACGTTGTGGTTCGCGTCCAGATGCTGGCCGAACTTGAGGAAATCATAATGTACAAGCAGAACATCGGCGATCCTGAGAAGCAGGATGCCATGCGCCACACCTGGAACAAACGGTTGCTTGGGTGTCAGCAGAATGTCGAAGTGTGGCAACGCATGCTTAAAGTTAGGGCGCTTGTCACTTCGCCCTGTGAGAATCTTGATATGTGGATCAAATTCGCCAACCTTTGCCGCAAATCCAACCGTATGGGTCTTGCAGAACGCTCTCTTCAATCACTGGAGACGGTTGTTTCTGACGGCAACGGCACCCGCGCTATTGCTCCTCCTGAAGTCACTTACGCTCGATTGAAGTTCAGCTGGGCGATGGGCCGCCAGCGCGACTCTCTAACAATGTTGAGAGAGTTCAATGCGAACTTGACGGAAGACTTTACGCGTTTCAATGCTTTCCTGGTATCGCAAATAGATCATGCAGTTAACGGTGTGAATGGCATCATAGACGCGAATCATGCGGATATTGTTGGTCTCCGTGAACGAGTTGGTGATGTGAACAAACTCAGGCGACTGCTTGCAAAGAGCTATCTCAGACAAGGAGAATGGCAGACGGCCTTGCAACGCGGTGAGTGGAGGCCAGAACTCGTTCGTGAGGTGTTGAATGCCTACTCTGCCGCAACCAAATACAACTGTGATTCGTACAAGGCGTGGCATTCCTGGGCACTGGCGAACTTTGAGGTTGTTACTACCATTGCTAGCCAGGCCAACCGGGAGGGACAGCCACCCGTCATGGTTCCCCAGCATATTGTGACAGAGCATGTGATCCCTGCTATCCATGGCTTCCTACGGTCCATTGCGTTGTCATCGACGTCCTCGCTGCAGGACACCTTGCGATTGCTTACTCTTTGGTTTACCCACGGCGGCGACCAGGATGTCAACGGCGTCGTGACAGAAGGGTTCACGGCTGTGAACATTGACACTTGGCTCGCGGTTACTCCGCAACTCATTGCGCGGATCAACCAGCCTAATTTCCGAGTCCGAAGTGCCGTCCATCGACTGCTGGCCGAAGTGGGCAAGACACACCCACAGGCGCTTGTGTATCCATTGACGGTTGCCATGAAATCAAATGTTACCAGACGGTCTCAATCCGCCAGCAATATCATGGACAATATGCGGCAGCATAGCGCAAGATTGGTCGAGCAAGCCGATCTTGTAAGCCACGAACTGATCCGGGTTGCCGGTTTGTGGCACGATCTTTGGCACGAAGGCTTGGAAGAAGCTTCCCGTCTTTACTTTGGCGACCACAATGTGGAGGGAATGTTTGCGACCCTGGCGCCGCTGCATGACATGCTGGATCAGGGTGCTGAGACTCTGCGGGAGGTATCTTTCACGCAGGCCTTTGGACGTGATCTTGCCGAGGCCAAACAATACTGTATGCTTTATCGCGAGACTGAGGAGATTGGTGATCTGAACCAGGCTTGGGATCTGTATTACACCGTGTTCCGGAAGATCAGCCGACAGCTGCCGCAGTTGTCCACACTCGATTTGAAATATGTTTCGCCCAAGCTTAAGGATTGCTCAGATCTTGATCTGGCTGTTCCGGGAACCTACCAGAGCGGTAGGCCCATTATCCGGATCATCAGCTTCGACCCCATTCTACATGTCCTTCAGACCAAGAAGCGGCCAAGACGGATGACGCTGAATGGCAGTGACGGAAGTTCTTACATGTATCTCCTTAAGGGACATGAAGATATCAGACAGGACGAGCGAGTTATGCAATTGTTTGGCCTTGTCAACACGTTGCTTGATAATGACAGTGAGAGTTTCAAGCGTCATCTCTCCGTGCAGCGATTCCCAGCCATTCCGCTCTCGCAGAGTTCTGGTCTCCTGGGATGGGTGTCCAACAGTGACACGTTACATGCACTCATCAAGGAATACCGAGAAAGTCGCCGCATCCTGCTTAACATTGAGCACCGGATCATGCTCCAGATGGCGCCTGACTACGACAATCTCACACTTATGCAAAAGGTCGAGGTCTTTGGATATGCCATGGACAATACGACCGGAAAGGATCTGTATCGCATACTATGGCTCAAGAGTAGAAGCTCAGAAGCCTGGCTTGAGCGGCGGACAAACTACACACGCTCGCTTGGTGTCATGTCCATGGTCGGTTATATTCTCGGACTGGGTGATCGTCACCCGTCTAACTTGCTTCTTGACCGGATTACGGGCAAGGTGGTTCACATTGATTTTGGTGATTGCTTCGAGGTTGCGATGCATCGGGAGAAGTATCCTGAGCGGGTGCCGTTCCGGTTGACTCGGATGTTGACGTTCGCCATGGAGGTCAGTAATATTGAGGGTAGTTATCGGATTACATGTGAGGCAGTGATGCGTGTTCTGAGGGAGAACAAGGATTCGTTGATGGCTGTTTTGGAAGCT TTCATCCACGACCCCCTGATCAACTGGCGTCTGGGAGTCCGCGAAGAACCAGACCGAATACCATTTGCCGCCGAACGACGACAGTCCATGGTTGGCAATCTCAACACGGAACACGGCGTCCAGCCCAGCAACTACTCGCGTCATCGCCGGCCATCGATTCTCGAGGGCGGAATCCTAGATGCCCAAGAAGGCATCCCCAACGAAGCCCGGGAACTCCAGAACGCACGCGCATTGCAGGTTCTCGCCCGCGTCAAGGAGAAGTTGACCGGCCGTGATTTTAGGCTGTACGAGGAACTCAACGTGAGCGACCAGGTGGACAAATTGCTGGCGCAGTCGACGAATGTAGAGAATATCTGCCAGCACTGGATCGGGTGGTGCAGTTTCTGGTGA